From one Nycticebus coucang isolate mNycCou1 chromosome 14, mNycCou1.pri, whole genome shotgun sequence genomic stretch:
- the LOC128565971 gene encoding olfactory receptor 5AN1-like: MTGAGNITEITHFILLGFSDFPRIIEVLFATFLVIYIMTLTWNLSLLVLIRMDSHLHTPMYFFLSNLSFIDICYVSSTVPKMLFNFFQEQQTITFVGCIVQYFVFSTMGLSESGLMTVMAYDRYAAICNPLLYSSIMSPGLCVRMVLGAYMAGLTASLSLLCALFHLHFCGPNVINHFLCDMPQLLILSCTDTYFIQVLIAILTVIFGIVNVLVILISYGYIIISIMKITSAKGQSKAFNTCASHLTAVSLFYTSSIFVYLSSSSGASSSFDRFASVFYTVVIPMLNPLIYSLRNKEIKDALKRLQKKRSC; the protein is encoded by the coding sequence ATGACTGGGGCAGGAAATATTACAGAGATCACTCATTTCATCCTGCTGGGATTCTCAGATTTCCCCAGAATCATAGAAGTTCTCTTTGCCACATTTCTGGTGATCTACATTATGACTCTAACATGGAACCTGAGCCTCCTTGTTTTAATAAGGATGGATTCCCACCTCCATACACCCATGTATTTCTTCCTCAGTAACTTGTCCTTCATAGATATCTGCTATGTCAGTTCCACAGTCCCCAAGATGCTCTTCAACTTCTTCCAGGAGCAGCAGACTATCACCTTTGTGGGTTGCATTGTGCAGTATTTTGTCTTTTCAACGATGGGACTGAGCGAGTCTGGTCTCATGACGGTCATGGCTTATGACCGCTATGCTGCCATCTGCAACCCCCTGCTCTATTCATCAATCATGTCACCTGGGCTCTGTGTTCGGATGGTGCTGGGAGCCTACATGGCTGGACTCACTGCTTCTTTATCCCTACTGTGTGCTTTATTTCATCTCCACTTCTGTGGGCCTAATGTCATCAATCACTTCCTCTGTGACATGCCCCAACTGTTAATCCTGTCCTGCACCGACACTTATTTTATACAGGTTTTGATTGCTATATTGACAGTGATCTTTGGGATAGTAAATGTCCTGGTTATCCTGATATCCTATGGCTATATTATTATCTCCATCATGAAGATCACTTCGGCTAAGGGACAGTCCAAGGCCTTCAACACCTGCGCTTCCCACCTGACAGCTGTGTCCCTCTTCTATACTTCAAGTATCTTTGTATATTTGAGTTCCAGCTCTGGTGCTTCCTCCAGCTTTGACAGATTTGCATCTGTCTTCTACACCGTGGTGATTCCCATGCTGAATCCCTTGATTTATAGTCTGAGGAACAAGGAAATCAAAGATGCTCTGAAGAGGTTGCAGAAGAAAAGGTCCTGCTAA